In a genomic window of Croceibacterium sp. TMG7-5b_MA50:
- a CDS encoding DUF6491 family protein → MRLLPLLATLPALAACTAPDGTGDVAAAGTAQECFFSSQVDGFADAGPDKVLVRLGFRQAYELTLRPGCPNASYATAIGLVSRGGDRVCTGRPAQLLVPRASGTGAERCLVSDIRALPQAEWPETWQRRD, encoded by the coding sequence GCCTTCTCCCCCTGCTCGCCACGCTGCCGGCTCTGGCTGCCTGCACCGCCCCTGACGGGACCGGCGACGTGGCCGCGGCCGGCACAGCGCAGGAATGCTTCTTCAGTTCGCAGGTGGACGGCTTTGCCGATGCGGGGCCCGACAAGGTGCTGGTGCGGCTGGGCTTCCGCCAGGCTTACGAGCTGACACTGCGGCCCGGTTGCCCCAATGCCAGTTACGCCACCGCCATCGGCCTGGTGTCGCGCGGAGGGGACCGGGTGTGCACCGGGCGGCCGGCACAATTGCTGGTGCCGCGCGCCAGCGGCACGGGCGCGGAGCGGTGCCTCGTCAGCGATATCCGCGCCTTGCCGCAGGCCGAGTGGCCGGAGACCTGGCAACGACGGGATTGA